The following coding sequences are from one Humulus lupulus chromosome X, drHumLupu1.1, whole genome shotgun sequence window:
- the LOC133803113 gene encoding uncharacterized protein LOC133803113, translating to MFCMRSSGLSNIRNQLLQSLSSINGGVGARFISVKAGMEIPDGKRLEFALPYIHGIGRARARQILSELNMDNNKLAKDLTKREIFLLGEELSSYVVGKELKICVERDMKRMMDIQCYKGIRHRDGLPSRGQRTRTNARTKKSHSPIPLALRKK from the exons ATGTTTTGCATGCGGAGTTCAGGTCTCTCCAACATTCGAAATCAACTTCTTCAATCCTTATCATCG ATTAATGGAGGAGTAGGAGCTCGATTCATCAGTGTGAAAGCGGGAATGGAAATTCCAGACGGAAAGCGGCTCGAGTTTGCGCTTCCGTACATCCATGGGATCGGCCGAGCCAGAGCTCGCCAGATTCTGTCCGAATTGAACATGGATAACAACAAACTTGCCAAGGACTTAACCAAAAGAGAAATATTTCTTCTTGGTGAAGAACTCTCCAGTTACGTTGTTGGAAAAGAATTG AAGATTTGTGTTGAGAGAGACATGAAGAGAATGATGGACATTCAGTGCTATAAAGGGATTAGGCATAGGGATGGATTGCCCAGCAGAGGACAACGAACAAGGACGAATGCTCGAACCAAGAAGAGTCATTCGCCTATTCCTCTTGCATTGAGGAAGAAGTAA